A part of Hydrogenobacter sp. T-8 genomic DNA contains:
- the smc gene encoding chromosome segregation protein SMC — MKAWIEKITLEGFKSYGKERVEIPLGQGFIGIVGPNGAGKSNIGDAISFCLGIATAKTLRAKNLSYLIYSKNSDRADYAYVEVHFKNYGLFPLQEEDIVISRKVYQDGRTVFRINGAVVRERDLMDFLSKAGIYENAYNVVLQGDIVRFLKMTPVERRKLLEEIAGIEEYEEKKQKALADLGEVELKLRELRLLMDEMEVQMEKLKEELKRLNLYRDLEEKRRILEIKLNLKTAYDLQKSLQQVSQVMAQKEEELGKLKGMLKEYEEKLTLLEEELKSVSESLFPYRERVGRLSQSIEVLSQEIEKHKKKTENLEKEVFYTQEQIGSLESQRESLKREEEELLREIEGQEMELLGLEEATNLLWKSIKEREESLKVSLEEMERTEEKLKELSNTLAEARKELSRMELKLKELELKKEKVREDMERLREEEKKIKASMGESLLKRENYQKMLKEEEKSIRAKKDKYQSQEERLRKIRQEREEIIKEVSMLKGRLASMPPEDLPFEGIEGVYGRASSLIRVKDLEYLRAVETAGGGRLSYVVVQDEEVAKRCIQRLKELKWGRLNFIPLNRIRETNLPPYPPRQRGVIDFVVNLLEYDRRFERAVRFIFGDTLLVDSFETARSLGNAYRMVTLDGELFEKSGVISGGHSEERGELGRAFYLEELNRLLELEQKLKEEEQREEKLLKALRDELLEKESIIAILKRRLEEVEESDKAGYERLKDIEEKLRKAEEYLQILEQESQETKRKAQALKEEIAYLEEKLENLNIKRQSVLTHYKESGVEDLRREYEKQKQKIERLKESIHLKQLKLKELQMERESLQKEIGRKLAFIDSAQEEIKKLNQELEGLHRKREEIEEELKQVNMQAYELYRKKDKLEEEQRILQSELGKLKFHEETIREELHRLGLERAKLEERYEESLSKLRDLHYEGDVVEVKEGFGKLKEELSRILKELSSIGGVNFKAEEEYREYEERYTDYQERYKKLKEEKESIKELIQEIETKKLRAFMETFQAVDRNLRHIFSELSPGGRAYMVLEREDDPFSGGVSLVVKPRGKEVQYLEAISGGEKTLAAISLIFAIQDYRPSPFYYFDEVDAHLDEANARRVGELIKERSKKAQFIVVTLREVLASFADKVIGVSGRGGVSKVFALENPAQLLTG, encoded by the coding sequence GTGAAGGCTTGGATAGAAAAAATAACCTTAGAGGGGTTTAAATCTTACGGAAAAGAGAGGGTAGAGATACCCTTAGGTCAGGGCTTCATAGGTATTGTTGGTCCAAATGGTGCGGGCAAGTCTAATATAGGTGATGCCATATCCTTTTGCCTTGGCATAGCTACTGCAAAGACCCTTAGGGCAAAAAACCTCTCTTACCTTATATACTCAAAAAACTCCGACAGAGCGGATTACGCCTATGTGGAGGTGCATTTTAAAAACTACGGGCTTTTCCCTCTTCAGGAAGAAGATATAGTTATCTCAAGGAAAGTCTATCAGGATGGGAGAACGGTCTTTAGAATAAACGGTGCGGTGGTAAGGGAAAGGGATTTGATGGACTTTCTCTCTAAGGCTGGCATATACGAAAACGCCTACAATGTGGTGCTTCAAGGAGACATAGTAAGGTTTTTGAAGATGACGCCTGTGGAGAGGAGAAAGCTCCTTGAGGAGATAGCGGGTATAGAAGAGTATGAGGAGAAAAAGCAAAAGGCTCTTGCGGACCTTGGAGAGGTGGAGCTAAAACTAAGGGAGCTTAGGCTTCTTATGGATGAGATGGAAGTGCAGATGGAAAAGCTCAAAGAGGAGCTAAAGAGGCTAAACCTATACAGAGACTTAGAAGAAAAGAGAAGAATTTTAGAGATAAAGCTCAATCTAAAGACCGCCTATGACCTTCAAAAATCACTGCAGCAGGTGTCCCAAGTTATGGCTCAGAAGGAGGAAGAGCTTGGAAAACTCAAAGGGATGCTTAAAGAATACGAAGAAAAGCTCACCCTTTTAGAAGAGGAGCTAAAGAGCGTAAGCGAGAGTCTCTTTCCTTATAGAGAAAGGGTTGGCAGGCTGTCGCAGTCTATTGAAGTCCTCAGCCAAGAGATAGAAAAACATAAAAAGAAAACTGAAAACCTTGAGAAGGAAGTCTTCTATACACAGGAACAGATAGGCTCTCTTGAATCCCAGAGGGAGTCTCTAAAAAGGGAAGAAGAAGAGCTTCTGAGAGAGATTGAGGGGCAGGAGATGGAACTCTTGGGCTTGGAAGAGGCTACAAACCTTCTTTGGAAGAGTATAAAAGAAAGGGAGGAGAGCCTAAAGGTTTCCCTTGAGGAGATGGAAAGGACAGAGGAGAAACTAAAAGAGCTTTCTAATACTTTGGCGGAGGCAAGGAAAGAGCTTTCAAGGATGGAACTGAAACTGAAAGAGCTGGAGCTTAAAAAGGAGAAAGTTAGAGAAGATATGGAAAGGTTAAGGGAGGAGGAGAAAAAAATAAAGGCAAGCATGGGCGAGTCCCTTCTGAAGAGGGAAAACTACCAGAAGATGTTAAAGGAGGAAGAGAAGTCCATAAGGGCAAAGAAGGATAAATACCAAAGCCAAGAGGAAAGGCTCAGGAAAATAAGACAAGAAAGAGAAGAAATCATTAAGGAGGTATCCATGCTTAAGGGTAGGCTGGCAAGCATGCCACCAGAAGACCTACCCTTTGAGGGCATAGAAGGAGTTTACGGCAGAGCTTCAAGCCTTATAAGAGTTAAAGACCTTGAATACCTCAGAGCGGTTGAGACCGCAGGGGGTGGAAGGCTCTCCTATGTGGTGGTTCAAGATGAAGAGGTAGCAAAAAGGTGCATACAGAGGCTCAAGGAGCTAAAATGGGGAAGGCTAAACTTTATACCCTTGAACAGGATAAGGGAAACGAACCTGCCACCTTATCCACCAAGACAAAGGGGTGTTATAGACTTTGTGGTGAACCTCTTAGAATACGACAGAAGGTTTGAAAGGGCAGTAAGGTTTATCTTTGGAGACACGCTCCTTGTGGACAGCTTTGAGACTGCGAGGTCCCTTGGGAATGCATATAGGATGGTCACCCTTGATGGAGAGCTTTTTGAGAAAAGTGGCGTCATAAGTGGGGGGCATAGCGAAGAAAGGGGTGAACTTGGAAGAGCCTTTTATCTTGAGGAGCTAAACAGACTTTTGGAGCTTGAACAGAAATTGAAGGAAGAGGAACAAAGGGAGGAAAAGCTCCTAAAAGCTCTCAGGGATGAGCTTCTTGAAAAGGAAAGCATCATAGCCATCCTTAAAAGAAGGCTTGAGGAAGTGGAAGAGTCCGATAAAGCTGGCTATGAGAGACTTAAAGATATAGAAGAGAAACTTCGCAAGGCGGAAGAATACCTTCAGATATTGGAACAAGAGTCGCAAGAGACCAAAAGGAAAGCACAGGCTTTAAAAGAAGAAATAGCTTATCTTGAGGAAAAGCTGGAAAACCTCAACATAAAGAGGCAGTCGGTTCTGACCCATTACAAGGAGTCTGGAGTGGAAGACCTAAGACGGGAATATGAAAAACAAAAGCAAAAGATAGAAAGGCTAAAAGAGTCCATACACCTAAAACAGCTAAAACTAAAAGAGCTACAGATGGAAAGAGAGAGCTTACAGAAGGAAATAGGCAGAAAACTCGCCTTTATTGACAGTGCCCAGGAGGAGATTAAAAAACTAAACCAAGAGCTGGAAGGACTACACAGAAAGAGAGAAGAGATAGAAGAAGAACTAAAGCAGGTCAATATGCAGGCTTACGAACTATACAGAAAGAAGGACAAACTGGAAGAAGAGCAAAGAATCCTTCAGTCAGAACTTGGAAAGTTGAAGTTTCACGAAGAGACCATAAGAGAAGAGCTTCATAGACTTGGGCTTGAAAGGGCAAAACTTGAAGAGAGATACGAAGAGAGCCTCAGCAAATTGAGAGACCTCCACTATGAGGGGGATGTGGTGGAGGTAAAGGAGGGGTTTGGTAAACTCAAAGAAGAGCTTTCAAGAATACTGAAGGAACTTTCTTCTATCGGCGGTGTGAACTTCAAGGCGGAGGAGGAATACAGGGAATATGAAGAGAGATACACAGACTATCAGGAAAGATACAAAAAGCTAAAAGAGGAAAAGGAGTCTATAAAAGAACTCATACAGGAAATAGAGACAAAAAAGCTAAGAGCCTTTATGGAAACCTTTCAGGCAGTGGATAGAAACCTTAGGCACATTTTCTCTGAGCTTTCTCCTGGTGGAAGGGCATACATGGTGCTTGAGAGAGAGGATGACCCATTTTCTGGTGGTGTGAGCTTGGTGGTAAAGCCAAGAGGAAAGGAGGTGCAATACTTAGAAGCCATATCTGGTGGTGAAAAGACACTTGCTGCTATTTCTCTTATCTTCGCCATACAAGACTACAGACCATCACCCTTCTATTACTTTGACGAAGTGGATGCACACCTTGATGAAGCAAACGCCAGAAGGGTGGGAGAGCTTATAAAGGAGAGGTCAAAAAAAGCTCAGTTTATAGTGGTCACGTTGAGGGAAGTCCTCGCAAGTTTTGCAGACAAGGTCATAGGCGTTAGCGGAAGGGGCGGGGTATCCAAGGTCTTTGCCCTAGAAAACCCAGCCCAGCTTCTCACTGGTTGA